In a genomic window of [Empedobacter] haloabium:
- the flgK gene encoding flagellar hook-associated protein FlgK → MSNLLSIGKTGLLAAQTGIATTGHNITNASVAGYSRQGIVQGTLPPVNQGVGYIGTGTEVAQIKRYYDNFLNTQLMNAQANQGSVDAYLGQISQIDNMLSDSTIGLSPALQDFFKGVQTANSTPSLQAARESMLSSSQTLTARFHEVSGRLRELQDGVNNSVTSTVNSINAYSTQIADLNKKIAAATLDPLNPPNDLLDQRDQLIRELNQQVKVTVLPTDNNMLNVSIGSGQPLVVGVTNMDLTTMASPTDPNRTIVGYQTTSGRTSPLPDETFAGGALGGFMKFRSETLDKVQNQIGQVAAGLATAFNEQHKLGQDLGGALGGDYFKPIKAYVGYDTRNSAASTTDVQATITDAAALKGVDYDVVFDGTDFQMTRSDGTGGAIAIPPGVDTEIDGVTYNFGGTATQGDRFQIRPTYTAAADIEVGITDFKKIALAAPIATSFPTSNKGSGTISAGTVDATYLEPGNALTDSTPLTIAFHQADPLDPASRSVDGFAAGASVRVTLASGAFNDYAPGDTIPYAEGATYSSNGLSFVLNGQPKDGDTFTVAKNTSGVGDGRNGVLLAGLQTKNILNGNSATFQGSYAGTVNYVGNKTREMKVGSDAAETTVNQAMASQQSVSGVNLDEEAADLLRYQQAYQAAGKVMQIAGQLFDTLLQIR, encoded by the coding sequence ATGAGCAACCTCCTCAGCATCGGTAAGACCGGCTTGCTGGCGGCCCAGACGGGCATCGCCACGACCGGTCACAACATCACGAATGCGAGCGTGGCAGGTTACAGCCGCCAGGGCATCGTGCAGGGCACCTTGCCGCCGGTGAACCAGGGCGTCGGCTACATCGGCACGGGCACCGAAGTGGCGCAGATCAAGCGCTACTACGACAACTTCCTGAACACCCAGCTGATGAACGCGCAGGCCAACCAGGGCTCGGTGGACGCCTACCTGGGCCAGATCAGCCAGATCGACAATATGCTGTCCGACAGCACGATCGGCCTGTCGCCGGCGCTGCAGGACTTCTTCAAGGGCGTGCAGACCGCCAACTCGACCCCGTCGCTGCAGGCCGCGCGCGAATCGATGCTGTCGTCGTCGCAGACGCTGACGGCGCGCTTCCACGAGGTGTCCGGCCGCCTGCGCGAGCTGCAGGACGGCGTCAACAACTCCGTCACCTCCACCGTCAACTCGATCAATGCGTACTCGACGCAGATCGCCGACCTGAACAAGAAGATCGCGGCCGCCACGCTGGACCCGCTGAATCCCCCCAACGACCTGCTGGACCAGCGCGACCAGCTGATCCGCGAACTGAACCAGCAGGTCAAGGTCACCGTGCTGCCGACCGATAACAATATGCTCAATGTGTCGATCGGCTCGGGCCAGCCGCTGGTGGTCGGCGTCACCAATATGGACCTGACGACGATGGCGTCGCCGACCGACCCGAACCGCACGATCGTCGGCTACCAGACGACGTCGGGCCGCACCTCGCCGCTGCCGGACGAGACCTTTGCCGGTGGCGCGCTGGGCGGCTTCATGAAATTCCGCAGCGAGACGCTGGACAAGGTGCAGAACCAGATCGGCCAGGTGGCGGCCGGCCTGGCCACGGCCTTCAACGAGCAGCACAAGCTGGGCCAGGACCTGGGCGGCGCCCTGGGCGGCGATTATTTCAAGCCTATCAAGGCCTATGTCGGCTACGACACCCGCAACTCGGCGGCCAGCACGACGGACGTGCAGGCCACGATCACGGACGCCGCGGCGCTGAAGGGTGTCGACTACGACGTCGTGTTCGACGGCACCGATTTCCAGATGACGCGGTCCGACGGCACCGGTGGCGCGATCGCCATCCCGCCCGGCGTGGACACGGAAATCGACGGCGTGACGTACAACTTCGGCGGCACGGCAACGCAGGGCGACCGCTTCCAGATCCGTCCCACCTACACGGCGGCCGCGGACATCGAAGTGGGTATCACGGACTTCAAGAAGATCGCGCTGGCCGCGCCGATCGCCACGTCTTTCCCAACCAGCAACAAGGGCAGTGGCACGATCAGCGCCGGCACCGTGGACGCGACCTACCTGGAACCGGGCAACGCACTGACGGACTCGACGCCGCTGACGATCGCCTTCCACCAGGCCGACCCGCTCGACCCGGCCAGCCGCAGCGTGGACGGTTTCGCCGCAGGCGCCTCCGTGCGCGTCACGCTGGCGAGTGGCGCCTTCAACGACTATGCGCCGGGCGACACGATTCCGTACGCGGAAGGCGCCACCTACAGCAGCAATGGCCTCTCCTTCGTGCTGAACGGCCAGCCGAAGGATGGCGACACGTTCACGGTCGCGAAGAACACGAGCGGCGTCGGCGACGGCCGCAATGGCGTGCTGCTGGCCGGCCTGCAAACGAAGAACATCCTGAACGGCAACAGCGCCACGTTCCAGGGCAGCTATGCGGGCACCGTCAACTACGTGGGCAACAAGACGCGCGAGATGAAGGTCGGCAGCGACGCCGCCGAGACGACCGTCAACCAGGCGATGGCATCGCAACAGAGCGTGTCGGGCGTCAACCTGGACGAGGAAGCAGCGGACCTGCTGCGCTACCAGCAGGCCTACCAGGCCGCCGGCAAGGTAATGCAGATCGCCGGGCAGCTGTTCGACACGCTGCTGCAGATCCGCTAA
- the flgJ gene encoding flagellar assembly peptidoglycan hydrolase FlgJ, giving the protein MIRQTSTPNDLSANLAIDSKGLSQLRQGAKAGSAEATRAAATQFEAMFVNMMLKSMRDATPQEGMLDNQQTKMFTTMLDQQTSQTIAKKGIGLADVLVRQLSKTAGVNGANAELNADAAMPEGGLTRSMIDAAKLQRSIAAAGGNAAASAAAAPAATTAAASTSRHAHVRAFSDKLSAHAEEASRATGVPAKFMLGQAALESGWGRREIKGADGSNSHNLFGIKAGSNWTGKTVDVATTEYVNGRATRKIERFRAYDSYADSFKDYAKLITNNPRYEKVLASGGDATAFARGLQKAGYATDPNYAAKLAAVIKKTLA; this is encoded by the coding sequence ATGATCCGCCAGACGAGCACACCCAACGACCTTTCCGCCAACCTCGCGATCGACAGCAAGGGCCTGTCGCAGTTGCGCCAGGGCGCCAAGGCGGGTTCGGCGGAGGCTACCCGGGCCGCGGCAACGCAGTTCGAAGCCATGTTCGTCAACATGATGTTGAAGAGCATGCGCGACGCGACGCCGCAGGAAGGCATGCTCGACAACCAGCAGACCAAGATGTTTACGACGATGCTGGACCAGCAGACCAGCCAGACCATCGCCAAGAAAGGCATCGGCCTGGCGGACGTGCTGGTGCGCCAGTTGTCGAAAACAGCCGGAGTGAACGGTGCGAATGCCGAATTGAATGCGGACGCGGCCATGCCCGAGGGCGGCCTGACCCGCTCGATGATCGACGCGGCCAAGCTGCAGCGCTCGATCGCCGCCGCGGGCGGCAACGCGGCGGCCAGTGCCGCGGCGGCACCTGCCGCCACGACGGCGGCGGCAAGCACGTCGCGCCACGCGCACGTGCGTGCATTCTCCGACAAGCTCAGCGCCCATGCCGAAGAGGCCAGCCGCGCCACCGGCGTGCCGGCCAAGTTCATGCTGGGCCAGGCCGCGCTGGAAAGCGGCTGGGGCCGCCGCGAGATCAAGGGCGCGGACGGCAGCAACAGCCACAACCTGTTCGGCATCAAGGCCGGCAGCAACTGGACCGGCAAGACCGTCGACGTCGCCACGACCGAATACGTGAACGGCCGCGCCACCCGCAAGATCGAACGCTTCCGCGCCTACGACAGCTATGCCGACAGCTTCAAGGATTACGCCAAGCTGATCACGAACAATCCGCGCTACGAGAAAGTGCTGGCCAGCGGCGGCGACGCCACGGCATTCGCGCGCGGCCTGCAGAAGGCCGGTTACGCCACCGACCCGAACTACGCCGCCAAGCTGGCCGCTGTCATCAAGAAAACTTTGGCATAA
- a CDS encoding flagellar hook assembly protein FlgD, with protein MSITNTAAAAGPSAALLNNVNPKETSKSGQISAEQDKFMTLLITQLKNQDPLNPLDNAQVTSQLAQLNTVTGINKLNDTLESLKTDYAATTSGQAVNLINHGVLAAGKHMQVADGKGIFGVELGSYADKVDVDIKNASGKVVQTISMSAVEAGVQPLVWDGKMADGNTAPNGNYTLSVTASTGGQPVTDAKTLSFGSVASVSTGPTGAKINVPGLGQLTMDDIKQVM; from the coding sequence ATGTCGATCACCAACACCGCCGCCGCCGCCGGGCCATCCGCCGCACTGCTGAACAACGTCAATCCCAAGGAAACGTCCAAGAGCGGCCAGATCTCGGCCGAGCAGGACAAGTTCATGACGCTGCTGATCACGCAGCTGAAGAACCAGGACCCGCTCAACCCGCTGGACAACGCCCAGGTCACCAGCCAGCTGGCCCAGCTGAACACCGTGACCGGCATCAACAAGCTGAACGATACGCTGGAGTCGCTCAAGACCGACTACGCGGCCACCACCTCGGGCCAGGCCGTCAACCTGATCAACCATGGCGTGCTGGCCGCCGGCAAGCACATGCAGGTGGCGGACGGCAAGGGCATCTTCGGCGTCGAGCTGGGCTCGTATGCCGACAAGGTCGACGTCGACATCAAGAACGCCAGCGGCAAGGTGGTGCAGACGATCTCGATGTCCGCCGTCGAGGCCGGCGTGCAGCCGCTGGTCTGGGACGGCAAGATGGCCGACGGCAATACCGCACCGAACGGCAACTACACGCTGAGCGTGACCGCCAGCACGGGCGGCCAGCCGGTGACGGACGCCAAGACGCTGTCGTTCGGCAGTGTCGCCAGCGTGTCCACGGGGCCCACGGGCGCCAAGATCAACGTGCCGGGCCTGGGTCAGCTGACCATGGACGACATCAAGCAGGTCATGTAA
- the flgM gene encoding flagellar biosynthesis anti-sigma factor FlgM encodes MKINDPLKSNGLPGNTPANNARTNAATTANTAGTAASTAANTAATTAAQAGSDNVRLSSQGQALAASSSNGVFDTKKVERIKLAIADGQFQVNSEKVADGLLDTVKDLLHSRKR; translated from the coding sequence GTGAAAATCAACGATCCATTGAAGAGCAACGGCTTGCCGGGCAACACCCCGGCAAACAATGCCCGCACGAACGCAGCCACGACGGCCAACACGGCCGGCACGGCAGCGAGCACGGCGGCAAATACGGCCGCCACGACGGCGGCCCAGGCTGGCTCGGACAATGTACGCCTGTCCTCCCAAGGGCAGGCGCTGGCGGCAAGCAGCAGCAACGGCGTGTTCGACACGAAGAAAGTCGAACGCATCAAGCTGGCGATTGCCGACGGTCAGTTCCAGGTTAATTCTGAAAAAGTGGCGGATGGCTTGCTCGATACAGTCAAGGATCTGCTGCACTCTCGAAAGCGATAG
- the flgF gene encoding flagellar basal-body rod protein FlgF, whose amino-acid sequence MDKLVYTAMTGARHILDQQATTSNNLANATTTGFRAQLDAFRAVPVVSEGLPTRTFVVDSTVGSDFRSGPIETTGRSLDVAVRGEGWLAVQSNDGSEAYTRNGSLKISENGLLQTSGGLTLQGENGPIAVPPNMNVSISADGTVSGIDTSQGQPGPANVLGRIKLVNPPTTGLLRGDDGLFRQESGQPAQADPNVRLADGCLEGSNVNPVDAMVNMIALARSFDTQMSLIKNAENNAAKATQILALN is encoded by the coding sequence ATGGACAAACTCGTCTACACCGCAATGACCGGCGCCAGGCACATCCTGGACCAGCAGGCCACCACGTCGAACAACCTTGCCAACGCGACCACGACGGGCTTCCGTGCCCAGCTCGATGCGTTCCGCGCCGTGCCGGTCGTCTCCGAAGGCCTGCCCACGCGTACGTTCGTGGTCGACTCGACCGTCGGCTCCGACTTCCGTTCCGGCCCCATCGAAACGACCGGCCGCTCGCTGGACGTGGCCGTGCGCGGCGAGGGCTGGCTGGCGGTGCAGTCGAACGACGGTTCCGAGGCGTACACCCGCAACGGCAGCCTGAAGATCAGCGAGAACGGCCTACTGCAGACCAGCGGCGGCCTGACCCTGCAAGGCGAGAACGGTCCGATCGCCGTGCCGCCGAACATGAACGTGTCGATCTCGGCCGACGGCACCGTCAGCGGCATCGATACCAGCCAGGGCCAGCCCGGTCCGGCCAACGTGCTGGGCCGGATCAAGCTGGTCAATCCGCCCACGACCGGCCTGCTGCGCGGCGACGACGGCCTGTTCCGCCAGGAATCGGGCCAGCCGGCCCAGGCCGATCCGAACGTGCGCCTGGCCGACGGTTGCCTGGAAGGCAGCAACGTCAACCCGGTCGATGCGATGGTCAATATGATCGCCCTGGCAAGGTCGTTCGACACACAGATGAGCCTGATAAAGAACGCCGAGAATAACGCGGCGAAAGCCACCCAGATCCTCGCTTTGAATTGA
- a CDS encoding flagellar hook protein FlgE has protein sequence MFQQGLSGLNGAAKSLDVIGNNIANASTVGFKSTEAQFADMYANSLNGISGNNPGIGVQVARLAQQFTQGNIETTNNPLDLSINGGGFFRTTVDGAIQYTRNGQFSMDKNGTIVNAQGASLTGYVANRDGVILQGAPVPITIDSSDLAPVQTTKANFQINLSSNSTVPKTVPFDASDPTSYTKQTVLPVYDSLGNEHTMGMYYVNLGAGKWDAYAANDGLTIDAKAVLQAAISSSAAQSARDAYQTVINNPASTSGDITAAQQAYADAAGGAVLAAAIAAGANQVQQDQITAVYTGATSVAATLGNGPAIIDAKLQAAVNVPSVKVGTLIFNKTGTLDAAAMAAAVPATTLPLTINLPIFPDNGAVLTIPISTTFEGTTQYGTPTSEKMSTQDGYSSGSLQRFAADDNGVILGQYSNGKSRPLAQIVLADFTSVENLTPLGNNAWAESSGSGVPQIGVPGEGGMGALRSSSVEASNVDLTEALVDMITAQRVYQANAQTIKTEDSVLQTLVNLR, from the coding sequence ATGTTCCAACAAGGTCTCAGCGGTCTCAACGGCGCAGCCAAGTCGCTCGACGTCATCGGCAACAACATCGCCAACGCCAGCACGGTCGGCTTCAAGAGCACGGAGGCGCAGTTCGCCGACATGTACGCCAATTCCCTGAACGGCATCAGCGGCAACAATCCCGGCATCGGCGTGCAGGTGGCGCGCCTGGCCCAGCAGTTCACCCAAGGTAATATCGAAACGACCAACAACCCGCTGGACCTGTCGATCAACGGCGGCGGCTTCTTCCGCACCACGGTGGATGGCGCCATCCAGTACACCCGTAACGGCCAGTTCTCGATGGACAAGAACGGCACGATCGTCAACGCCCAGGGCGCCTCGCTGACGGGCTACGTGGCCAACCGCGACGGCGTCATCCTGCAGGGCGCGCCGGTGCCGATAACGATCGACTCGTCCGACCTGGCGCCGGTGCAGACCACCAAGGCCAACTTCCAGATCAACCTGTCGTCCAACTCGACCGTGCCGAAGACCGTGCCGTTCGACGCTTCCGATCCGACCTCGTACACCAAGCAGACCGTGCTGCCGGTGTATGACTCGCTGGGCAACGAGCACACGATGGGCATGTACTACGTCAACCTGGGCGCCGGCAAGTGGGACGCCTACGCGGCCAACGACGGCCTGACGATCGACGCGAAAGCCGTGCTGCAGGCGGCCATCAGCTCGTCGGCCGCGCAGAGCGCGCGCGACGCTTACCAGACCGTCATCAACAACCCGGCCTCGACGTCCGGCGACATCACCGCCGCACAGCAGGCCTATGCCGACGCGGCCGGCGGCGCCGTGCTCGCCGCCGCCATCGCGGCCGGTGCCAACCAGGTGCAGCAGGACCAGATCACGGCCGTCTACACCGGCGCCACCAGCGTCGCCGCCACGCTGGGCAACGGCCCGGCCATCATCGACGCCAAGCTGCAGGCCGCCGTCAACGTGCCGTCCGTCAAGGTCGGTACGCTGATATTCAACAAGACCGGCACCTTGGACGCGGCCGCGATGGCTGCTGCCGTTCCGGCCACCACCTTGCCGCTGACGATCAACCTGCCGATCTTCCCGGACAACGGCGCCGTGCTGACGATTCCGATCTCGACCACGTTCGAAGGCACCACGCAGTACGGCACGCCGACCAGCGAGAAGATGTCGACCCAGGACGGTTACTCGTCCGGCAGCCTGCAGCGCTTCGCCGCCGACGACAACGGCGTCATCCTGGGCCAGTACAGCAACGGCAAGTCGCGCCCGCTGGCGCAGATCGTGCTGGCGGACTTCACCAGCGTCGAGAACCTGACCCCGCTGGGCAACAATGCGTGGGCGGAAAGCTCGGGTTCGGGCGTGCCGCAGATCGGCGTGCCGGGCGAGGGCGGCATGGGCGCGCTGCGCTCGTCGTCGGTCGAGGCATCGAACGTGGACCTGACCGAAGCGCTGGTCGACATGATCACCGCGCAGCGCGTGTACCAGGCCAATGCGCAGACGATCAAGACCGAAGACTCGGTGCTGCAGACGCTGGTGAACCTGCGTTAA
- a CDS encoding flagellar basal body L-ring protein FlgH — protein MKKLSLTAFILAALAGCASTPTTIVAGPTTARPLPPAQSAASNNGAIFQTASYRPAFEDRRGRHVGDIINVVITERTSAVKNGASSNSRSGSANLNVPGLLQGKLGANIGTSSESKSADAASQTASNTFTGTMGVTVVEVLANGNLVVAGEKQVAMDKGTEFIRISGVVNPDTIGAGNTVSSTAIADARVEYRTNTHLDRAELSSMASRFFMSLLPF, from the coding sequence ATGAAAAAGCTCTCTCTGACCGCCTTCATCCTGGCCGCGCTGGCCGGTTGCGCCAGCACCCCGACGACCATCGTCGCCGGCCCGACCACCGCGCGTCCGCTGCCGCCGGCGCAGAGCGCCGCCAGCAACAACGGTGCGATCTTCCAGACCGCCAGCTACCGTCCCGCGTTCGAAGACCGCCGCGGCCGCCACGTGGGCGACATCATCAATGTCGTCATCACCGAGCGCACCTCGGCCGTCAAGAACGGCGCCAGCTCGAACAGCCGCAGCGGCAGCGCGAACCTGAACGTGCCGGGCCTGCTGCAGGGCAAGCTGGGCGCCAATATCGGCACCAGCTCGGAAAGCAAGTCGGCCGATGCCGCCAGCCAGACCGCCAGCAACACGTTCACGGGCACGATGGGCGTGACGGTGGTGGAAGTGCTGGCCAACGGCAACCTCGTCGTCGCCGGCGAAAAGCAGGTGGCGATGGACAAGGGCACGGAATTCATCCGCATCTCCGGCGTCGTCAATCCGGACACGATCGGCGCCGGCAACACGGTGTCGTCCACCGCGATCGCCGATGCCCGCGTCGAATACCGCACCAATACCCACCTGGACCGCGCCGAGCTGTCGTCGATGGCGTCGCGTTTCTTCATGAGCCTGCTGCCGTTCTGA
- the flgA gene encoding flagellar basal body P-ring formation chaperone FlgA, with protein sequence MKTLSTAVAALLLASSAQAADTMDSAKLRQTVDQFLQVQSAGLPGKVTVTVGNVDQRMKLANCPAPEAFLMPGTKPWGKTTVGVRCTAPSPWTVYIPANVSVLGNYIAAAAPVAQGQPIVDSQLVTMQGDLTTMPASIATDKAQVLGRTSNIAISAGMPLRLDSLRKQSVVQTGQLVRLVSSGPGFKVSAEAKAVANAAEGQVVQVRTTGGQNISGIARAGGMVEVAF encoded by the coding sequence ATGAAAACTCTCTCTACTGCTGTTGCCGCCCTGCTGCTGGCCTCCAGCGCCCAGGCGGCGGACACGATGGATTCCGCCAAGCTGCGCCAGACCGTGGACCAGTTCCTGCAGGTACAAAGCGCAGGCCTGCCGGGCAAGGTGACGGTCACCGTCGGTAATGTCGACCAGCGCATGAAGCTGGCGAATTGTCCGGCGCCGGAAGCATTCCTGATGCCGGGCACCAAGCCGTGGGGCAAGACGACGGTGGGTGTGCGCTGCACGGCGCCGTCACCCTGGACGGTTTATATTCCCGCCAATGTGTCGGTTTTGGGCAACTATATTGCCGCCGCGGCGCCCGTGGCGCAGGGCCAGCCCATCGTCGACAGCCAGCTGGTGACGATGCAGGGCGACCTGACGACGATGCCGGCCAGCATCGCGACGGACAAGGCACAAGTGCTGGGCCGGACCAGCAATATCGCGATTTCGGCCGGCATGCCGCTGCGCCTGGACAGCCTGCGCAAGCAGAGTGTCGTGCAGACCGGTCAGCTGGTGCGGCTGGTTTCCAGCGGCCCCGGCTTCAAGGTATCGGCGGAAGCGAAGGCGGTTGCCAACGCGGCCGAAGGCCAGGTCGTGCAGGTACGCACGACCGGCGGACAGAACATCAGCGGTATCGCCCGGGCGGGCGGGATGGTTGAAGTGGCATTCTAA
- the flgC gene encoding flagellar basal body rod protein FlgC, whose translation MSLFNIFNVSGSAMSAQSQRLNVVASNLANADSATSASGQAYRAKQVVFEATPSADNTATSVKVQQVIEDPSPMKMVYDPKNPLADEKGYVEMPNVNVVDEMVNMLSASRSYQNNVETMNAAKSLLMKTLTIGQ comes from the coding sequence ATGTCGCTATTTAATATCTTCAATGTGTCGGGCTCGGCGATGAGCGCGCAGTCGCAGCGCCTGAACGTCGTGGCCAGCAACCTGGCCAACGCCGACAGCGCCACCAGCGCCAGCGGCCAGGCCTACCGCGCCAAGCAGGTCGTGTTCGAGGCGACCCCGAGCGCCGACAACACGGCCACCAGCGTCAAGGTGCAGCAGGTCATCGAAGACCCGTCGCCGATGAAGATGGTGTACGACCCGAAGAATCCGCTGGCCGACGAGAAGGGCTATGTGGAGATGCCGAACGTGAACGTGGTGGACGAGATGGTCAACATGCTGTCGGCCTCGCGCTCTTACCAGAACAACGTCGAAACGATGAACGCGGCCAAGAGCCTGCTGATGAAGACCCTGACCATCGGTCAATAA
- the flgB gene encoding flagellar basal body rod protein FlgB, with protein MLGKLDQHLRFNETALSLRSTRQSVLASNIANADTPNYKARDIDFSSALKSALDVNKQGPLKTTAPKHYPMPPLGAGTLADGTPLQYRGVVQGAVDGNTVDMDVERNQFADNALRYEAGVNFINSQIKGLLSVIQGGQ; from the coding sequence ATGCTAGGCAAACTCGACCAACATCTGCGATTCAATGAAACGGCACTGAGCCTGCGCTCGACGCGCCAGAGCGTGCTCGCTTCCAATATCGCCAATGCGGACACCCCTAACTACAAGGCCCGCGATATCGATTTTTCCAGCGCGCTCAAATCCGCGCTGGACGTCAACAAGCAGGGGCCACTGAAGACAACGGCGCCGAAGCACTATCCGATGCCGCCGCTGGGCGCCGGCACCCTGGCCGACGGCACGCCGCTGCAATACCGCGGCGTCGTACAGGGCGCGGTGGACGGCAACACGGTCGACATGGACGTCGAGCGCAATCAGTTCGCCGACAACGCGCTGCGCTACGAGGCCGGCGTCAACTTCATCAACAGCCAGATCAAGGGCCTGCTGTCCGTGATCCAGGGAGGCCAGTAA
- a CDS encoding flagellar basal body P-ring protein FlgI yields the protein MFAKTLAAIGVSIALLAPAAHAERLKDLASIAGVRQNQLMGYGIVVGLDGTGDQTTQTPFTVQSIASMLQQMGVSLPPGTNLQLKNVAAVMVTTSLPAFAQPGQMLDVTVSSMGNAKSLRGGTLLMTPLKGADGAIYGMAQGNILVGGVGAQSPGGGASVAVNHLSVGRISGGATVERAVPTNLGENGQIRLELNSSDFATASRVVEAINNKYGAGIAYALDGRVIRVQAPSASDQRVTFIGQLEEIDVRPAALAAKVIMNARTGSVVMNQAVTLQTCAISHGNLSVAVSADPQVSQPNALSGGQTVVTNPGSVDIQKAPGKVLMVQGGASLADVVKALNAIGASPQDLLAILQAMKASGALRAELEII from the coding sequence ATGTTTGCCAAGACCCTCGCTGCGATCGGCGTTTCGATTGCCCTGCTTGCCCCGGCCGCCCATGCCGAGCGCCTGAAGGACCTCGCCAGCATCGCCGGCGTGCGCCAGAACCAGCTGATGGGCTACGGCATCGTCGTGGGCCTGGACGGCACCGGCGACCAGACCACGCAAACCCCGTTCACGGTGCAAAGCATCGCCTCGATGCTGCAGCAGATGGGCGTCTCCCTGCCGCCGGGCACCAACCTGCAGCTGAAGAACGTGGCGGCCGTGATGGTCACCACCTCGCTGCCGGCGTTCGCCCAGCCGGGCCAGATGCTGGACGTGACGGTATCGTCGATGGGCAATGCCAAGAGCCTGCGCGGCGGCACGCTCCTGATGACCCCGCTGAAGGGTGCCGACGGCGCCATCTACGGCATGGCACAGGGCAATATCCTGGTCGGTGGCGTCGGTGCGCAGTCGCCCGGCGGCGGCGCCTCGGTCGCCGTCAACCACCTGTCGGTGGGCCGCATTTCCGGCGGCGCCACGGTCGAGCGCGCGGTGCCGACCAACCTGGGCGAGAACGGCCAGATCCGCCTGGAGCTGAACAGCAGCGACTTCGCCACCGCCAGCCGCGTGGTCGAAGCGATCAACAACAAGTACGGCGCGGGCATCGCCTATGCCCTGGACGGCCGCGTCATTCGCGTGCAGGCACCGTCCGCCTCCGACCAGCGTGTGACGTTCATCGGCCAGCTGGAAGAAATCGACGTGCGCCCGGCCGCGCTGGCCGCCAAGGTCATCATGAATGCCCGCACCGGTTCCGTCGTTATGAACCAGGCGGTGACGTTGCAGACCTGCGCGATCTCGCACGGCAACCTGTCGGTGGCCGTGTCGGCCGACCCGCAGGTCAGTCAGCCGAACGCGCTGTCCGGCGGCCAGACCGTGGTCACGAACCCCGGCTCCGTCGACATCCAGAAGGCGCCCGGCAAGGTGCTGATGGTGCAGGGCGGCGCCTCGCTGGCCGACGTCGTCAAGGCGCTGAACGCCATCGGCGCCTCGCCGCAGGATCTGCTCGCGATCCTGCAAGCAATGAAAGCATCCGGTGCCCTGCGCGCCGAACTGGAAATCATCTAA
- the flgG gene encoding flagellar basal-body rod protein FlgG, with amino-acid sequence MIRSLWIAKTGMEAQQTQMDTVSNNLANVSTNGFKKSRAVFEDLLYQNVRQPGANSSQQTQLPSGMQVGTGVRPVTIERIHTQGNPQASGNDKDLMVNGNGFFTVLMPDGTTAYTRDGSFQRDNNGQMVTSSGYVLQPPITIPINADNITVGKDGTVSVKLPGQAAAQQIGSLQLATFINPTGLQSMGENLYVETGASGAAQQNQPGQNGTGQILQGYVETSNVNVVEEMVNMIQTQRAYEINSKAITTSDQMLQKLSQM; translated from the coding sequence ATGATTCGTTCGCTCTGGATTGCCAAGACCGGCATGGAAGCGCAGCAGACACAGATGGACACTGTGTCGAACAACCTCGCCAACGTCAGCACCAACGGCTTCAAGAAGTCGCGCGCCGTGTTCGAGGACTTGCTGTACCAAAACGTGCGCCAGCCCGGCGCCAATTCCTCGCAGCAGACCCAGCTGCCATCGGGCATGCAGGTCGGTACGGGTGTGCGTCCCGTCACGATCGAGCGCATCCACACCCAGGGTAATCCCCAAGCCTCCGGCAACGACAAGGACCTGATGGTCAACGGCAACGGCTTCTTTACCGTGCTGATGCCCGACGGCACCACCGCCTACACGCGCGACGGCTCGTTCCAGCGCGACAACAACGGCCAGATGGTCACGTCCAGCGGCTACGTGCTGCAACCCCCGATCACCATTCCCATCAATGCCGACAACATCACCGTCGGCAAGGACGGCACCGTGTCCGTGAAGCTGCCCGGCCAGGCCGCCGCGCAGCAGATCGGCTCCTTGCAGCTGGCCACGTTCATCAACCCCACCGGCCTGCAGTCGATGGGCGAGAACCTGTACGTCGAGACGGGCGCATCCGGCGCCGCCCAGCAGAACCAGCCGGGCCAGAACGGCACCGGCCAGATCCTGCAGGGCTATGTCGAGACGTCCAACGTCAACGTGGTCGAAGAGATGGTGAACATGATCCAGACGCAGCGCGCCTACGAGATCAACAGCAAGGCCATCACCACTTCCGACCAGATGCTGCAAAAACTGTCGCAGATGTAA